The genome window TTAAAGATAATGAAACCAAAGCCCCAAGTTAAATAACTTTCTAAATATCATTATTGTTGCATAGTAACAAAGCTGTAATTTCAATCAAATACTTCTAAAGGTAAAATCCCAATAatcttatgaaaatatttttctgtgggCAAAAAGGTGTTCGGGAGTCATCCATTAAATTTACATTACCATGTTTCTTTTCAAAGCATGTGAGATGTACAGTCCATACCAACCATAATAGAAAGTGGCTCTATTTTTCTCTGGCTAATGCCAGAGACATCAATTCATATTCTTTGTACTACCAGATATCAGCTGCCTGAACCAAAGAATACCTTAAATTTGAATGTCACAGAGTCTTCCCATTTTGGTTAAATCTCATCAAACtccatagtttttaaaaacatttttcttgaaCTTGCTTAAATAACTGATTTCTATCTTTGAATATCCAAAAAAGATGACACACCAACAGTAATTTGTCTTGTATTGCAAACAAATAATGGTCTCAAATGCTTatcaaaaaaaaatccacctttTCTTGCTTATTTTTGTATCTGTTATGAAAGTTTGAATTCTTTTGGACACAGCACAATAACAGGTATTTTGAGgtctatgtattttaaaaatagacacatataATTAATTCATATCATTTTTAGAGGCTCCTAAAAGTCTCTAAACTTCATCAATTGAATTTTCTCCCCAGATACATTTAGTGTTATTCATTTTCTCAAATCaactttgtctattttattttatttattttttctttgtttgcttatttacttatttttgcccTAGGATGTTCGTATTTGTTCTTCCAACACTTTTCAGGACCAATTTTCTACTGACCTTCTCAGTTTTGTACATTCTAGAAAAACTACATTCTTTCTAAAACCACCTTGTAAGCTACAACACTAATATCACACTATTCAAATATAATGATTTCTTCTTCCACTTTGTCTTTATTGTCTAGGTTATGGAATTTAAAAGGATATCAACAATGTTTATTCTGCATATATAACAGTATCCCCAGTATATTGTTTAATAACCATTTTTATAGGCAATCCCCAATAATTTATAGATATggtctttatacattttattcttcCATACCTAAGAATCTCTAAGGAATAACTAAATTACTATCTTTGCTGGTCCTAGAAGTCAAGACTAATATACATCTTATGAACAGATAGCACATTCAAGGGGTGACTAATATAGAATTAGGACCCTATTGCATTTTctgaaggaaatatttttctctttgcaggGCCTGCAGTGTGGCTCAATGCCACTACTTCCCCATTTCTGCTTACTGGCTTCCCAGGCATGGAAAAGACACATCATTGGATCTCCATCCCATTATTGGGGGTTTACATCTGCATACTTCTTGGTAATGGCACCCTTCTCATTCTCATCAGGAAAGATCATAACCTTCATGAACCCATGTACTATTTCTTAGCTATATTGGCAGCTACAGAccttggagtgacattgatcacaATGCCCACAGTTCTGGGAGTTCTGTGGTTGAATCACAGAGAGATTGGTCATGGTGCCTGCTTCTCTCAGGCCTACTTTATCCATACACTTTCTATTGTGGAGTCTGGTGTTTTGCTTGCCATGGCCTATGACCGTTTCATTGCCATCTGCAATCCCTTGAGATATACTTCCATCCTTACAAACACGAGGGTAATGAAAATTGGGATGGGGGTATTGACAAGAGCCAGTCTGTCAATTATGCCACTAATTATTCGCCTTCACTGGTTTCCCTATTGTCAATCCCATGTGCTCTCCCATGCTTTCTGTCTACACCAAGATATCATCAAGTTAGCCTGTGCTGACATCACCTTTAATCGTCTCTATCCAGTTGTGGTTGTATTTGTAATGGTGTTGTTGGACtttttaatcatctttttttCCTACATTTTGATCCTTAAGACTGTCATGGGCATTGCTTCTCGGGAAGAAAGGGCCAAGACTCTCAACACATGTGTCTCCCATATCTGCTGTCTCTTGGTTTTCTATGTCACTGTAATTGGTCTGACATTCATCCACAGATTTGGGAAACATGCTCCTCATGTGGTTCACATCACAATGAGCTATGTTTActtccttttccccccttttatgAACCCTGTCATCTACAGCATTAAAACCAAGCAAATCCAAAGTGGGATACTTTGTTTATTCTCTCTGCCTCATACGAGAGCATAACTTTGACTCACTGTTCTTTTAGAAATAACTCAGGAAACCTGGAAAAGCTGACAGCTATTTGGTAAGGGCAATTAGCGAAAGGCATGTCAATGGAAACCAACCTCTCtgctatttaaaacattttacccTGCTTATTTATTGCTGAGTTGTATACAGTATAACATATGTACAACACTAAGCTTATAACTCGTTTccaattaatttacttttttcccaGTTGATGCATTCTTTTTGGTGAGTCAATGAcatctgaaatattatttttggatCTATGGTGTATACATCACCAGTGTTTGAGTCAAATTCCATTGATTCTTGTTATTCCTCCATATATTGGCTCTGATATACTTAGTAATTAGATTCTTCACCTCAGACATTCATCCAGTTTTTACATTTGCACATAGAGCTAGTAGCTATCTAAAGAATGACTGACTAAAAGTGAAGTAACGAGACTTCCTTGCCCTCAGTTCAATATGCCAACTCTAGGGAAAGTATGCCTAAGTCTGTTCAGTtaaacatttagtaaatattattatttttgttaacaaTACCTATGTaaacatatacataatataacaGAAACAATTATACCATAATAAACAGAGAAATAATTCCTAATCCAGTTTTCCATTGTCTTCATGGGTCAATTCCAGATATTGCTAAACAAAACTATGTATTTTCAGAGTGTTGAAGTATTAAGGTTCAGTTTGGAAGTACATAATAGAGAAAGCTGACTGGGTATTCTTGAAATGTTCAAAATACCAGAGTTGAGAAAGATTTGGACAGATGTGTGagtggggagaaaaagagaggatggAGGCAATGGTTctgactaaaaggaaaaaaaaagattttttctggctgcaaatatgttttaaagttaattttgttcaCAGTCTATGCATGATAGAAGGAGTTCACGATTCTATGGCCAGCTGAAGAGCAAACACTCGTAACACAAGTGACAGGTTTTAAAGTGAACCAGAGATCATCTtataaggcagcggttctcaacctgtgggtcgtgaccccagcgggggttgaacaaccaaaacacaggggtcgtctAAAGCCATCGGAGTTagacgacccctgtgttttggtcatttgacccccgccgaggtcgcgacccacaggttgagaactgctgttgtAAGGGAAGATAGAGTATGAAATGCTAGGATTATACAAGGGGCCACCCAGTGACTGGTCACCTCCCTTTATATAGAGGACTCTGTCTCTAGTTATTGGCATATTGGCTTTAAAAGTGGTCTCTGACTCCTGTACCTACTCGTGgtcacagaaatgtaaaaatttctCAGAATTCCTGGGGTTTATGAATCCATTGGAAAAATCAGACCTGAAAGCAGGTCTTTAGAGCAGCTTTCAGGGTAATAAATGATTTTTGCCAGATCAGTTCAAgggattttttgtttatttattcattcatttaattttttttgctcaacTTGGTTTTGCATCTGTCTATATATGTGTGATATTTGTGTTTCACCTTTTCATAGCTTCTAGACTGTGTATTCCAGGAGGATAATGATATCATAGGTCTTTTAACTTATGTATTATagtaacatagaaaatgtttcataaaatacaaacttttagttagaataaataaaatttaaaataatccatgtctttctgtgtgtctgtttattCTTCTGTTTATGTCTCTGTTATTATGCCCTGTAATGTCTCTAAATACTTGGAAACCCTAAATTGTATTCTGATCTAATACCCTAAATTATATAGAATCACAACTCTTTAAGTcagagttcatttttttcttgttacctTGAGAATGAATTCAAGAATGTCTAAGTTACATCAAAAAATATCTTTTGACTTTGTTTCTAGGCTCAGAAATCCTGGCATGTACCACAGAAGACTATTAGGATaacaatatcatttttaaagGCTTCAAATGGGCACATTTGATTGAAACACTCAAAAGTTTGTATCTCCCCATTTTGTATTTCCTTATCTGACAAAGATGAGATAAAGAGATCAAAGAAAGAGCATTTGAGAAATAAAGGATTGAGaagttcagtttttctttgctgGTAGTGAGTCTTACAAAACAGAGCAGAAGTTTGAGATCACGATAACTCCAGCTGAACATCTCAAGAATAGGTCAAGGGAAGTAGGGTGGGGAAATATTTCTCATTGATCACTTCAATCCTTATATTTACATATGCTTCAATTTGGAAGCAAGGTCCTGGAAGTGTGAAAGAAAGCTGGAGCAAAAGGttatcctccttttctttttctttcttacctaTATGTGATGCTTAAAATGAATATCCTTCCTAGTGACAAGGCTAATGTCCAAACAAAGACAAAGAATGAGATCTTGGGGGACCACTGTTTCTaagctcaaaaccccaaggggaAAAGAACCAACAAGGAGGGAAAGGCAGACATGGGCTTTGGGAAAAGACCTTCTGCAACCAACATTCCTTGAAGCTTGTCTTCTGAGTATGAGCTAAAGAAGTGGTATTAGAACTAAGATCTTCACCAGACTCATCATTCCAGAGTCACATCAATGgcactgatgaacaaaatattgATAAACAGGTTAGTAAGTGGCTCTGGTGTGTCTTTTCCTGAAAGTTTCAGTATATATAACAAGGTATGGTAGAGCAGGGTTGGGTATAAACAGTTGGTTTATTGGAACTTGCACGGAAAAGCAGCAATATATCAGTCAAGAAGTGATGGGGTATAAGAATatatcctagccctggccggtcggctcagcggtagagcgtcggcctagcgtgcgggggacccgggttcgatttccggcaacggcacataggagaagcgcccatttgcttctccacaccccccctccttcctctctgtctctctcttcccctcccgcagccaaggctccattggagcaaagatggcccgggcgctggggatggctccttggcctctgccccaggcgctagagtggctctagtcgcagcagagcgacgccctggaggggcagagcattgccccctggtgggcagagcgaggctcctggtgggcgtgccgggtggatcctggttgggtgcatgcgggagtctgtctgactgtctctccccgtttccagcttcagaaaaatacaaaaaaaaaaaagaaaaagaaaaaagaatatatcctaaatactcccccccccctcaaataATTGGCTTCTGAATAATTCtatctttcagattttttttttcatttttctgaagctggaaacagggagagacagtcataaaCACTGCTGGATATTTTGGAGAGGAGACCCAGAATCAATGGTCACTGGTAAGAAGGTCGGGAATTTAGTGCATCAGTATAGGTCAGATGATCAATggctttgaaaaagaataaacattatataCTGAACCTTATAATAAGAATTTGGTGATTAAATCTGGTCTACTGAATGCTATTGTCAGAATAGATAGTATCATTAGTTATAAATTACATAGTCAGACAACAGAGATTAGGTTAAGTTAGGAAtacgaaaaaataaaaaaaataaaaacatataaggCAGACAGGGATTGGAGCAATGAAGGCTAGGAACAAGGGGAGAAATGAAGCCCCCGAAAAAGCAAATGTATAGTTAGTTAAGTATATATCAGGGTAAAGACATGAGAAAACAGCTAAGAGAAGAGAGATTCAGAGTATCTTCTTGAAGTTTCCAAATGTCTGAAATAGAATGATTAGTTTGTGGAAgtagaattttgtttgtttgttttttccaataCCAGATCTCAAAGTCTCTCTAGGGATGAATCTTCACATGATGAGTTGATGGACAAACTTTTCAAGGTCATGAGGCAACAGTCTTGGATTTATGCATCTTTACAatgttaaaaattgttttaaaagacaATTTAGGTGACACAAACTTTATTTAACCCTTCATAAAATAGTCTCAACTTGGAGGACTGCTAAATGGAGCAGAAGGCAAGAAGTTTTATAGaacaaagaataaagaacaagaaagaaaaaattggctGGGGCCACATGGTCAACCTTATTTGGAGAGAGAACACATAGAGTTGGCTTGGTGTTGGGGATTGACTGATGGATCTACTGTATTTTTGGTCCATCAGAGTTTTTACATGAACACAAAAgtcatataaattttggtttgcCAGTGAATCATCCCAGTatcagttattaaaaaataaaaagtagaacttCTGTGGGAATTCTATTAAAAACTTGGGAGCATAGGAAGCATATCAAGGCTGTGTTCACTGCATAATAAGAAATACTATTCTCTCTAGCTCTGTCCTCCCTCTCTGGTCTCTGTTCTAGTATGGTATAGAAAATAGCACTGAATAGAGTTGTGAAAATGGGCAATCTAGACTCACTCTTGTCAAAACAAAGtgggttctttttattattttattttgttttttacattctgcttttccttttctgaacTCTACCAAAGGCACTGCCCTCACCTTCATAAGAAGCCCAATACTTCAGGTTTCATTTTGGTCTTGTCTGCACTTAGAAAAGTGCTCCAATTCTTTTTTCATCCTTTCTctgacaccccccacccacccacacacaaacACCAGTAACCTTTTACTAGATCTTAGGTATTCATTTCAGTAACTTTCATTGAAAaccttctttttataaaaattttatttattcgttttagagaggagagagaaagggggagagagagacagaaagggagagagagagaggagagagagacagagagagaaggtggagagaagctggaagcatcaactcccatatgtgccttgaccaggcaagcccaggggttcaaatcggcaacctcagcatttccaggtcgacgctttatccactgtgccaccacaggtaaggcgaAAACCTTCTTTTAACTTTACTATCTTCCACCTCTTCTCCAAAAATTTGAGcaaattggaaaataattcaACATATCTGAATGTGAGTGATACTAGCCTGCCTCTGCCATACAGAATGGGGATGGCCCTTTACAATAGAGGTAACAACAACAAACCCTCACATATGCATAGGATCTCACCACTTACAATCCACTCCCTGATGATTTTgtacttaatcctcacaatgcAAGACAAAGTTAATTAGTCTCATTTACTTTCAGATGAGGTTCATAGACTAAGAGTGTCAAAGGAGTTGCCAAAAATGGCATGATTAAAAATCATGCCAATTGGAGGAgctgtctgactggtggtggtacagtggatacagtgttgacctgggatgctgaagtcccaggtttgaaaccttaaagttgcaggcttgagtgtgggcttcaTTTGCTTGAACTTAGGCTCACTACCTTGAGCATAGGATTACTGATTTGAGTGTAGAATTATCAACATGATGACCAGCaacatggttgctgacttgagcctaaatgtcactggtttgaagcccaaggtcattggcttgagcccaagttcactgaattgaacaaggagtcactggcttggttggggccctcaagtcaaggcacatataggaagcagtggtgggattcaaataatttaacaaccagttctctgccctaatgtccattttaagtattaaaaaacaacatatcaaaaagtatcatattttttattccataAGACGCATTTTTTTTCacccaaaagtggagggaaaaatgccCATATGTCTTATggagaaaatgttcatttttttagctgctgtagGGTGTTGCAccggtaaacatatgtagaatgagcaccagCAGTAGCATAATCATACCCAC of Saccopteryx bilineata isolate mSacBil1 chromosome 1, mSacBil1_pri_phased_curated, whole genome shotgun sequence contains these proteins:
- the LOC136319612 gene encoding olfactory receptor 51B6-like; amino-acid sequence: MKNQPSKTETLGDEGWLKGGPAVWLNATTSPFLLTGFPGMEKTHHWISIPLLGVYICILLGNGTLLILIRKDHNLHEPMYYFLAILAATDLGVTLITMPTVLGVLWLNHREIGHGACFSQAYFIHTLSIVESGVLLAMAYDRFIAICNPLRYTSILTNTRVMKIGMGVLTRASLSIMPLIIRLHWFPYCQSHVLSHAFCLHQDIIKLACADITFNRLYPVVVVFVMVLLDFLIIFFSYILILKTVMGIASREERAKTLNTCVSHICCLLVFYVTVIGLTFIHRFGKHAPHVVHITMSYVYFLFPPFMNPVIYSIKTKQIQRSISRLCSLHNKKYYSL